The Buteo buteo chromosome 3, bButBut1.hap1.1, whole genome shotgun sequence genome has a window encoding:
- the ENY2 gene encoding transcription and mRNA export factor ENY2 isoform X1 — MNKDAQMRATINQKLIETGERERLKELLRAKLIECGWKDQLKAHCKDVIKEKGLEHVTVDDLVAEITPKGRALVPDSVKKELLQRIRTFLAQHASL; from the exons ATGAATAAAGATGCCCAGATGAGAGCAACCATTAACCAAAAGCTAATAGAAACAGGAGAGCGAGAACG CCTTAAAGAGTTGCTGAGAGCCAAATTAATTGAATGCGGCTGGAAGGATCAGTTGAAGGCACATTGCAAAG atgtcattaaagaaaaaggattagAGCACGTCACTGTTGATGATTTGGTGGCAGAAATCACTCCTAAAGGCAGAg CCTTGGTACCAGACAGTGTAAAGAAGGAACTCTTGCAAAGAATCAGAACCTTCCTTGCCCAGCATGCCAGTCTTTAA
- the ENY2 gene encoding transcription and mRNA export factor ENY2 isoform X2: protein MRLEGSVEGTLQRLCLLMDGLKDLKYRSWSSPDVIKEKGLEHVTVDDLVAEITPKGRALVPDSVKKELLQRIRTFLAQHASL, encoded by the exons ATGCGGCTGGAAGGATCAGTTGAAGGCACATTGCAAAG GCTTTGTCTTCTAATGGATGGATTAAAAGACTTAAAATATCGGTCTTGGTCTTCCCCAGatgtcattaaagaaaaaggattagAGCACGTCACTGTTGATGATTTGGTGGCAGAAATCACTCCTAAAGGCAGAg CCTTGGTACCAGACAGTGTAAAGAAGGAACTCTTGCAAAGAATCAGAACCTTCCTTGCCCAGCATGCCAGTCTTTAA